The window TCTTTGGCTCGTCCTGAACCTCTTCTTTTGGATCCTGGTTACAGGCTAAAACAGTAAATAGCAATACGGCAAAAACCATTATGTATTTTATATTTTTCATTTTATCTTAATTTCTTATTTATTTCTGACCTGTTACCTTCTCAATTTCAAGCCTGTTTTGATTATAGGCATAAAGCGCATCCAGATAATCGTATTTGATTTTTAATGCAAGGGACAAGCTTTGCAAATATTGCAGGTAGGCAATCTCTCCACCTTTAAAGCCAGCATTGGCGTTTTTAACAATAAGCTCAGCTTGTTTCAAAGCACCGTTCTCATAGTATTTCAGGATATTTAAGTGTTTTGTGTTTTGTTGCAAAAGCTGGGTCAATGCTCCCTGATAAATACTTTTCTGATATTGCAAGTTGGTGGAAGCAATTTGCTCGCCTACTTTTGCCGCCTTTATCTTTGCCTTATAACCACCTGGTAAAATCGGAATGCCAACACCAACCTGAAACCCACCAAAGCGGTCTGACCCACGGAAATTCTGTTGTATGCCGTCAAAAATCTGCACACCATTGAATGATTGATTAAAATAGCCAACAGATAAATCAGGTAATAATTTAGCTTTTTGCACCGCTGTTTCCCTTGATCTTACCTTCATCTGCTGCAGTAAATAATTCAAATATGGGTTAGAGGCAACAGAATTAGTGTCTGTTGTTGATACTGTCGGTTCTCTAGGCAGTTTGTCTTCATTCACAACTATATTTTCTGTTATACCCAAGAGCGTCTGTAACTGGCTTGCCGCTATCGCTCTTTCAGCGTCGTTTTGCATCAGGGAGTTTTTCAGTTCCATCAACTGGGTCTCTGAGGTTACCTTTTCCAATCTGTTACTTTCCCCTGTGCGGTAACGCAGATCACTTGCTTTTAAAAGGTTGGTATACAAACTATCCTGGTAGTATAAGAGTTGTCTTTTTTCCTGTAGGTAGACCACTTTGTAAAAGCTGGATTTCACCTCACTAATCAGGTTGCTTGATTTTAACTTAAGCTCCGCACTGGCACTTTTTACATTTTCGGTAGCTAGCTTTGACTGATTAGTATATACAGAAGGGAATTCAAACCTTTGGTTGACGCTAAAGTGGTTGTCCCTGTTGTTGCTATTAATTTGCCCTTGCTGGTAAGTAAAGCTAGTGCGATCAAGGTTGACTGAACCTTGCTTTAAAGCACTTTGAAGGTCTACTTCATAATTTGCAGCCTTAAGGGATAAGTTGTTCTTCACGGCCAGATCAATAGCCTGGTCTAAACTTAAGTGTATCGGTGTACCATTTTGAGCAAATGATCTGGAAGGAAATAATAACCCTGCCAATAGCAGTGTAATGATTAGGGCTGATGCAGGTTTAATCTTCCCAAACTTTTTCTCGAAAACGATATATAAAACCGGTAAAACAATTAACGTCAACAGCGTTGCCGTAAGCAATCCTCCAATCACGACAGTAGCTAAGGGACGCTGGATTTCTGCACCTGATGTATTGGATATAGCCATTGGCAAGAAACCTAGGGAAGCAACGGCAGCGGTCATGAGTACCGGGCGAAGCCTGATTTTTGTACCCGTAAGCACTCTTTGATAGATGTCATCCATACCTTCTTCCTTTAGCCTGTTGAACTCGGAAATCAGTACAATGCCATTTAAAACGGCAACACCAAAAAGCGCAATAAATCCAACCCCTGCAGAAATGCTGAAAGGCATACCACGTATAAGCAGTGCAAAGACACCGCCAATTGCCGATAAGGGTATGGCAGTAAAAATAAGAAGTGATTGTTTCATCGAATTAAAAGTGAAATAGAGTAAGGATAGAATAAGCAGCAATGCTATGGGCAATGCTACAGAAAGTCTTCTATTTGCTGCCTGTAAATTCTCAAACTGCCCTCCATAGGTCACATAATAACCTGCTGGTAATTTCAATTTACGATCCAGTTTTAGCTTTATTTCTGCTACAATACTGGCTACGTCCCGGTCACGCACATTAAATCCTATAGTGATCCTGCGTTTTGTATCATCCCGCTGAATTTGATTGGGGCCGTTTTTAAACGCCACCGTGGCAACTTCCTGCAACGGTATTTGTTTGCCATCGGGAGTGCTGATGTATAAGGAACGTACATCCTTTATATCCTGACGGTCTTGCTGATCCAACCGCACCACCATTTCAAACCGTTTTTCTCCTTCATAAACAAATCCGGCAGCTTCTCCGGCAAATGCAGTTTTTATCGTTTGGTTTACCTCTTCAATGTTTACTCCGTATTGTGCAATCTTGTCGCGGTTATATTTAATCTGTATCTGGGGCAAACCTGTAACTTCTTCTACGTAAGTGTCATATACTCCGGGAATTGGCCTGATCAGCTTACCGATCTTTGCAGCCTCATCAGAAAGTATGTCCAGATCTTCCCCATATATTTTAAGCACAACGTCCTGCTTGGCACCTGTAATCAATTCATTAAATCGCATTTGAATCGGTTGCTGGAAACCAAATGTCGCGCCTGGAATGACTGCCAACGCTTTCTGCATGGTATCTGCGAGGTCTTCTCTGGTTGCAGCAGTTTTCCATTCGCTTTTGTCTTTTAAGATCACCATCATATCCCCGGCCTCAATAGGCATTGGATCGGTGGGGATTTCTCCGGAGCCAATCTTATTAACCACCTGTGTGACTTCGGGAAATTTAAGGATGATATCCTGTGCCTTTTTAGAAACATCAATCATCTGGTCGATTGAACTACCTGTCAAAACCCTGGTTTCTACCGCAAAATCTCCTTCGTCAAGTTGTGGTATAAATTCTCCGCCCAGTGTGCTAAAGGTGAAAATGGTGATTACCAGTAATACTCCTGTAACCACAAGGACAACCGTTTTGTGATGAATGACTTTTTCAATTACCGGGCTATATCTCCTTTGAAACCAGTCCATCATTTTATCAGAGAAATTTCTCTTATGGACGGTGTTCTTACTTAAACCCAGAGCAGCCATCATTGGCACATAGGTTAAGGAAAGGATAAAGGCACCCATAATCGCAAACATTACGGTTTGTGCCATTGGCTTAAACATCTTGCCTTCAATGCCTACCAGCACCAGCAGAGGCAAATAGACAATTAAAATGATGATTTCGCCAAAGGCGGCACTGTTCCTGATTTTTGAAGAAGCCTCATAGACTTCTTCATCCATTTGATCAGCAGACAGCCTGGTAATATTCCTTTGAATGAAGTCTCCAATTGCTATCCTATGGATAATACTTTCAACGATAATTACTGCGCCATCTACAATGAGTCCAAAGTCGATAGCACCCAAACTCATCAAGTTCCCCGAAACACCAAACAGATTCATCATACACACCGCAAAAAGCATGGCTAGCGGTATAACGGATGCGACGATCAATCCTGCGCGCAGATTCCCTAAAAACAAAATAAGCACAAAAATAACTATCAGCGCCCCCTCAATAAGGTTTTTGGAGACCGTACCAATGGCACTGTCTACCAGTTTTTTTCGATCAAGGAATGGCTCAATCGTTACCCCTTCAGGTAACGTTTTTTTGATCTGCTCAATCTTTTCCTTTACATCTTTGATGACAGCTGAAGAGTTGGCACCTTTGAGCATCATCACAATACCAGTAACGGTTTCACCCTGACCATTTCTTGTTGCAGCACCATAGCGAACGTTATTGCCGAATTGTACAGTGGCGACGTCCCTAATCAGGATTGGTGAAGTTCCATTGCTTCTGATCACTATTTTCCCAATATCATCCAAGTTCTCTACCAGCCCCTCACTTCTGATAAAGTAAGCATTGGGCGATTTATTGATATAAGCACCACCTGTATTTTGGTTATTGGTTTGCAATGCTTTAAAAATATCAGATATGCTGATTTTTAAACTGCTTAGGCGATCAGGGTTAACAGCAATCTCGTATTGCTTAACGAATCCGCCAAAACCACTCACTTCTGCTACGCCGGGAGTGCCCAGTAATTGTCTCTTTACGATCCAATCCTGAATTGAACGCAGCTCCATCGCATTATACTTTTTTTCAAATCCCTTCTTAGGATGAATCACGTACTGGTAGATTTCTCCAAGCCCTGTGGTAACAGGTGCCATTTCAGGGGTTCCAATACCTTCCGGGATTAATTTTGCTGCATCAACAAGCCGTTCATTGATCTGCTGTCTTGCCCAATAAATATCCACATCTTCATTGAATACCACTGTGACCAGTGATAGACCGAAGCGGGAAAATGATCGGATTTGTTTGATGCCGGGGATGCTGGCCATCGTTTGCTCGACAGGAAAGGTGATTAGCCTTTCCGCTTCCTGGGCTGCAAGTGAGGGGGTAGTGGTGATGATCATAACCTGATTATCTGTTATATCAGGTACGGCATCAATAGGTAAACGGGTGATGGAATATCCTCCCCATGCGATAAGCGCAAGGGTCAATAAACCAATAAGGAGTTTATTCTTAATAGAAAACTCTATGATTTTATTTAGCATTGGAAATTATTATTAATATCAGAAAAAAGAATACGCATAAACGTTCTTCTTCATTTGCCTTATGGCAAACAAATCCCGGTAATTAACAATAAGTTGGGGGGCCGCGCAGTGCGGAAGTTTCAAGCTCGACCCAGCTTGGGGGATGTTTTCTTGGAATAATAAACCTTTGAGGTTTTATCTCAATTGGAAGTATCTCAAAATTGTATACCTGAACAGGTAATGTTACTGGAATATATATTACGTGATGCTGAAAGTTTAATTTCTGCGCAAGCGAGCCGTCAATACTAATATGGTCAAAAACGGTGGGCCCTTCATTATCATGATCTTCATCGTGGTGATGGTGTAGAGCAATTTCAGAAATATCTTCATCATGGTGATGTGAAATGAGGTTATGAGCCAGAAGTAGGCAGAAAGAAAGTCCAATAAAAATACGGGCTAACCATAATCTCATAAGGCAAATATAGACATATGAAATATAAGTTGTGCTAGTGAATTACCAATGAGTTTAAAATCTAATGAAACAGTATAATACATCTAGCTGCATTAAATTTCTCATTATTGATTAGATCCTGACCATTAGGTTAATAAAAGGCAGTCAATACACTCTATCAAAAAACGGTGAAATAATAATAAACCCACTATCAAAGGTATAAGTCTGGTACAGACATGGAAGCAGCTAACGAATTGAAAGCAAGTAAATTCGAGCGTTAATAACAAGTTTGCATTTTATCACTAAATTTATATAAGTTTTTACTCTTAAAGATAGTTGCATGAGAAGATTTTTATTTTGGATATTGGTATGTTTAATTGCCTTTACAGCTTGTAAGAAAGATAATCACACGAATATCATTGAACCTCAATCCCCCACTTTTTCTATTAAGGAAATTGCTTATTCCCTTGAAGATATAGATTCGCTTACTATTATCACTCATGAAGTTAAGCCCCAAACGTTTGACAACTATGGTCAAACTATTTTGGAGGTGAAATACGAAGAAAAATACGATGGATTTTTGATGTCTTCAGAATTTGAGTTCAGTGGGTCTCTTCCACCAAACATGGATTTAAGCAATTTGGAAGTGCTTGCACCGAGCACTGTAGTTGCAAATAAGGTTTATTTGGGTGGTTACAAATGGCCTTTTTCTGAAGAAAAGAATCAGAAGCCTTATGTAGCTAATACTGCACACTTAACAACTATAAAGATACCCTCAAAGTCTAAAATAGCGATTTATCGTTCATTAGATGAGAAGTTATTACTAGCTTCATTTACGATGACAATCGTAAATGACATTACTGGTGAGTCAACCGTAGTTAAAGGCAAATGGAGGGGAACCTTAGAATTTAATAATGAAAAGGTAGTGTTGAAGCAGGACAAGCTTGATTAAACTTGGCGGAGAAAATGGTCAATTACAGGTGCTTTGAATTAGATCAAAAAACGGTGGAATAGTGAGTCACCGCATTACAATAAAGATAGGAAAAGTTCATCATTGAGAGCTCAGATGTAGTTAGAAGGGTGAACTTGGGCTTCATTGCTTCTTATTTAAGAATGACACCGCAACATCTAAGCAGCTTGCGAGTTCAGGTGCGATTTTAAGATGAATGAAAATTAATTAGCGCCGGTTTTGTTATTTTTGTCTTTTATCAATTGTTTATGAAGACTGAAATTCAGAAGTGTCTCGACGGTGAAATTTTCGATACCTCGGATCCCGAGATACAAGGCATGATTAAACGGGCCCGCGACATAACTAAAGAATATAATTATCTGCCGAGTACTGATACCATAAGAAAGGAAGCTTTTTTAACAGAACTATTTGGAAGTATAGGCAAGAACGTTT is drawn from Pedobacter mucosus and contains these coding sequences:
- a CDS encoding CusA/CzcA family heavy metal efflux RND transporter, which produces MLNKIIEFSIKNKLLIGLLTLALIAWGGYSITRLPIDAVPDITDNQVMIITTTPSLAAQEAERLITFPVEQTMASIPGIKQIRSFSRFGLSLVTVVFNEDVDIYWARQQINERLVDAAKLIPEGIGTPEMAPVTTGLGEIYQYVIHPKKGFEKKYNAMELRSIQDWIVKRQLLGTPGVAEVSGFGGFVKQYEIAVNPDRLSSLKISISDIFKALQTNNQNTGGAYINKSPNAYFIRSEGLVENLDDIGKIVIRSNGTSPILIRDVATVQFGNNVRYGAATRNGQGETVTGIVMMLKGANSSAVIKDVKEKIEQIKKTLPEGVTIEPFLDRKKLVDSAIGTVSKNLIEGALIVIFVLILFLGNLRAGLIVASVIPLAMLFAVCMMNLFGVSGNLMSLGAIDFGLIVDGAVIIVESIIHRIAIGDFIQRNITRLSADQMDEEVYEASSKIRNSAAFGEIIILIVYLPLLVLVGIEGKMFKPMAQTVMFAIMGAFILSLTYVPMMAALGLSKNTVHKRNFSDKMMDWFQRRYSPVIEKVIHHKTVVLVVTGVLLVITIFTFSTLGGEFIPQLDEGDFAVETRVLTGSSIDQMIDVSKKAQDIILKFPEVTQVVNKIGSGEIPTDPMPIEAGDMMVILKDKSEWKTAATREDLADTMQKALAVIPGATFGFQQPIQMRFNELITGAKQDVVLKIYGEDLDILSDEAAKIGKLIRPIPGVYDTYVEEVTGLPQIQIKYNRDKIAQYGVNIEEVNQTIKTAFAGEAAGFVYEGEKRFEMVVRLDQQDRQDIKDVRSLYISTPDGKQIPLQEVATVAFKNGPNQIQRDDTKRRITIGFNVRDRDVASIVAEIKLKLDRKLKLPAGYYVTYGGQFENLQAANRRLSVALPIALLLILSLLYFTFNSMKQSLLIFTAIPLSAIGGVFALLIRGMPFSISAGVGFIALFGVAVLNGIVLISEFNRLKEEGMDDIYQRVLTGTKIRLRPVLMTAAVASLGFLPMAISNTSGAEIQRPLATVVIGGLLTATLLTLIVLPVLYIVFEKKFGKIKPASALIITLLLAGLLFPSRSFAQNGTPIHLSLDQAIDLAVKNNLSLKAANYEVDLQSALKQGSVNLDRTSFTYQQGQINSNNRDNHFSVNQRFEFPSVYTNQSKLATENVKSASAELKLKSSNLISEVKSSFYKVVYLQEKRQLLYYQDSLYTNLLKASDLRYRTGESNRLEKVTSETQLMELKNSLMQNDAERAIAASQLQTLLGITENIVVNEDKLPREPTVSTTDTNSVASNPYLNYLLQQMKVRSRETAVQKAKLLPDLSVGYFNQSFNGVQIFDGIQQNFRGSDRFGGFQVGVGIPILPGGYKAKIKAAKVGEQIASTNLQYQKSIYQGALTQLLQQNTKHLNILKYYENGALKQAELIVKNANAGFKGGEIAYLQYLQSLSLALKIKYDYLDALYAYNQNRLEIEKVTGQK